The DNA window AATAGATCCAGCTCCTGCAAATTATGCGAAGCGATCATAATGGACGTTTTGCTGTTGGAAACAGCAGTAATCAGCATTTGTTTAACTTGGTCTCTCACGATCAGATCCAAACCATCCAAAGGCTCATCAAGCAAAACATAACGCGCTTTGCTTGTAATTGCCGAGATAGCCAAAATCAAGCCGCGCTGACCTTTGGACATACTAGAGAGTTTTTTATTTAACGGAAGATTATTGATCTTCACCAGACTTTCGAACCAGTCGATGTCTATCCGAGGGTAACTGATTTTAAAAATACGGGCCAATTGCGTAGCCGTATGTGCATTAGTGAAGTTATCAGGGGCGTCCAGATAAAAAATTTGCGAGCGAAAATCAGCTGAATCTTCTATTCGAACACTACCGTGATCAGCTAAATATTCACCAGCTATCAAGCGGAAAAGTGTCGTTTTTCCAGCTCCGTTCCGGCCTATCAAACCGACGATTTGTCCTTCTTTTAAGGAAAAGCTAATGTTTGAAATAATTTTTTTGCCATCTAAGGATTTAACTAAACTCTCAATTTTTAGCATCTTTCCCTCCTAAAATGCCAGCAATAATTTTTTTGATTTTATCTGTTTCAATACCATTTTTTTGAAGTTTATCGATCGCCTCAGCCAGATTATCAATCAACTGTTTTCGATTTAAGATCTTAATATTTTGCGTATTCCTAGTCACAAAAGTGCCTTTTCCAGGAATCGTTTCAATAACATTTTGTTTTTCCAGTTCCTTATAGGCTTTGGCAACTGTATTTGGATTGATCTTCTCCTCTAAAGCCATCTC is part of the Oenococcus sicerae genome and encodes:
- a CDS encoding ATP-binding cassette domain-containing protein gives rise to the protein MLKIESLVKSLDGKKIISNISFSLKEGQIVGLIGRNGAGKTTLFRLIAGEYLADHGSVRIEDSADFRSQIFYLDAPDNFTNAHTATQLARIFKISYPRIDIDWFESLVKINNLPLNKKLSSMSKGQRGLILAISAITSKARYVLLDEPLDGLDLIVRDQVKQMLITAVSNSKTSIMIASHNLQELDLLTDRIILLKDGKIANDYMPGEELETANVAKLQMVIEGELPKVVIDSGHILEKRGHLYVVLFKNYDSKLANRVKRTKAQYIEELAVNSDDIFRATFDEDYRLHQAAAQKEEKQ
- a CDS encoding GntR family transcriptional regulator, producing MAITRKKPIYLKLVDRIKNEVANDILSAHDQLPSVREMALEEKINPNTVAKAYKELEKQNVIETIPGKGTFVTRNTQNIKILNRKQLIDNLAEAIDKLQKNGIETDKIKKIIAGILGGKDAKN